TACATCTCCCTCTGTAACCCTCCGGTATATCGGGATCACACAAGACGAGATGGACGATGTTTATCTATCGATCAATTTATAATTGAAACAATTAAAACAACAATAGAAAAAGTGAGGAACACAACATGGCTGATTTAAACTCAAAATTATTTAGTGCCGCAGACAACTTGCGAAGCAAAATGGATGCATCAGAATACAAAAACTACTTATTAGGATTGATCTTTTACAAGTACTTATCTGATAAGTTATTAGAAAAAGTAGTTGAACTAGCAGGTGAATCGATAGAAGAATATAACACACAAGAAAAACAAACTCAACTGTATAGGGAATTATTAGCAGAAGAAGATACAAAAAATGACTTGATTGAAACGTTAGTGGATACATTAGCCTATGATATTGAACCAGATTATTTATTTAATGTATTAACCAATCAAGCTAAACAAAACACGTTTCAGTTGAATGACTTGAATAAAGCCTTTATCGATTTGTCTACGAAATATGATCAGTTTAATGGATTGTTTGATGATGTGGATTTGAAATCAAAAAAACTGGGATCAGATGATCAACAACGAAACATTACCATTACAGAAGTACTTAAGAAACTAAATGATATCGATGTGATGGGACATAATGGCGATGTCATTGGGGATGCCTATGAGTTCTTGATTGGCCAATTTGCCTCAGAAGCTGGTAAGAAAGCTGGAGAATTCTATACACCTCATGAAGTATCTGACATGATGGCTCGTATTGCTGCAATCGGTCAAGAAGACAAAAAATTGTTTAGCGTATATGACCCAACAATGGGATCAGGTTCCTTGATGTTAAATATTAGAAACTATATTAACCATCCAGATAGTGTAAAGTATCATGGGCAAGAACTAAATACAACGACCTTTAATCTAGCTAAGATGAACTTGATCTTGCATGGTGTTGATAAAGAAGATATGCGTTTACGTAATGGGGATACATTGAACAAAGATTGGCCGACAGATGAGCCTTATACCTTTGATGCTGTCCTTATGAATCCACCCTACTCTGCAAATTGGTCTTCTGATGATACATTCTTAGATGATTCTCGTTTCAATCGTTACGGGAAGTTAGCGCCAAAATCAAAAGCAGATTTTGCTTTTGTTTTACATGGATTCTATCATTTGAAAGATACGGGAACAATGGCAATTGTCTTACCGCATGGGGTACTGTTCCGTGGAGCTGCAGAAGGTGTGATTCGTAAGAAATTATTAGAAGATGGTAGTATTTATGCCATAATTGGTATGCCTGCAAACTTATTCTTTGGGACATCGATTCCAACAACAGTCATAATCTTGAAGAAAAATCGTACCACTCGTGATGTTTTATTTATTGATGCAAGTAATGAGTTTAGGAAAGGAAAGAACCAAAATAAACTTTCCAATGAAAATATTGATAAGATTGTCGAAACCTATAAGAAGCGAGAATATGTTGAGAAATATGCCTATTTGGCTTCCTTTGATGAAATCAAAAAGAATGATTTCAATTTGAACATCTCTCAATACGTAGATAGTTTTGAGGAAGAAGCACCTGTTGATATGGCTAGGATTGGCTCAACAATTCAAGACATTCGAAAAGAAAAAGCAGAACTAGAATCTAGCATATATGACATGATTTCTTCGCTACAATTTGATGAAGAAAATGCTGAATGGATTAAGGGTGCATTAGAGGTGTTTAATCGTGAAAAATAACAATACACCAGAAATTCGATTCCCAGGGTTTACCGGAGAATGGGAAGAGCGTAAGTTGGGAGAAATATACACAGAGAGGAAAGAACGAGGATACGATTCGTTACAGATCCTTTCCGTTTCCATCCATCATGGTGTTTCAAACGAAGAATTAGACAGTAATACTTTAGGGAAAAAAGTGCGCAGAAGCGAAGATAAGTCTCTATATAAACATGTTTATTTCGGTGACCTTGTTCTTAACATGATGCGTGCGTGGCAAGGGGCAATCGGAGTCGTAAAGTCAGAAGGGATGGTAAGTCCTGCATATATTACTGCTATTCCCAGTGCACAGCTTTACCCTCTGTTTATGGATTATTGTTTACGTCGAGATGAAACGATTAATCAGATGGACAATCTCTCTTATGGAGTCACCGACTTCAGAAAAAGACTATATTGGGACTCGTTTATTAACGTAATGTGTCGCATACCTTCTGTGCCTGAACAGGAGAGAATTACGGCCTTCTTCACCCACCTTGACAACCTTATCACCCTTCATCAGCAAGAACTAACCACCCTCAAACAAACAAAACAGGGATTCTTGCAAAAAATGTTTCCGAAAGAAGGGGAATCCTTGCCGGAAGTTCGTTTCCCAGGATTTACTGGAGATTGGGAACAAATTCGATTAGGGGACAGAGCAACAATAAAGGGTAGACTTGGATGGAAAAGCCTTAAACAAGAAGAATATATTTCTGATGGGCCAAGCATGATTGCGGGAAAACACATTAACAATGGGGTAATAGACTGGAGTGCAGTGGATCATATACCACAATGGAGATATGATGAATCACCAGAAATTATGTTGAAAAATGGAGATGTAATCTTTTCGAAAGATGGTTCTCTCGGTAATCCTGCTTTAATTTCTGGTTTAAATATCTCAGCAACTATAAATTCTACTATGATGCTAGTTCGAGTCGATGAAACGATTGATCCTTCATTTTTCTATCAAGTAATGAAAAGTGAAAAATTTGAGCGATTAATTTATTTGAAAGTTTCCGGTAGTAGCATTCCTCATTTATTCCAAGCAGATATGAATGAATTTATGTTCCTAGCACCAGTAAAGGAAGAGCAAATCAAAATCGGCAACTTTTTTAAACAACTAGACGACACCATTGCTCTTCATCAGCGTGAATTAGATGCCTTGAAAGAAACGAAAAAAGCATTCCTACAAAAGATGTTTGTATAAGTAAGTAGAGGCGGGAGAAACATGACAAAGATACCACATAATGATGAAGCTGAGGTGGAACGTCGCCTGATTGAAGTGTTAGGGGAAGGGTATAATCAGTGGAATTATCGTCCAGATTTAAAATCAGAAGAAGACCTATGGAAGAACTTGCGTGAAATAATCACGCAAAATAACTTATCAGAAATTGGGGAACATCCAATTACTGATAAAGAATTTGACACTATTAAAACAGAATTATTATCGAAAACACAGACACCCTTTGATGCTGCTAGATGGCTCAAAGGGGAGAACGGAATTGCTCGTATTACGATTGAACGTGAAGATGTTTCCCTGGGTTCAATGGCGTTGGTGTTGTATTCCAATCAAGACATTGGTGGTGGAATCTCTACATACGAAGTCGTTCATCAGATTGCGAAACAAAAGGCAAACGTTGATGGTCGTGATCGCCGATTTGACGTGACACTCTTAATCAATGGGTTACCAATTGTTCAAATTGAATTGAAACAGGTCACTGCCAAAGACGGTGTATTCCAAGCTTTTAATCAAATCAAGAAATACGCAGAAGAAGGAATGTTTAGAAATAATATCTTTTCTACTCTTCAGTTATTTGTCATTTCCAACGAACAAACGACTCGCTATTTTGCCAATGCAATGCCAAAAGACATGCATAAGAAATTTGTTTTTAGCTGGCGAACAAAGGACAATAGAAAAGTAGAAAATCTCTATGAATTTGTGAAACAAGTCTTAAATATTCCAGATGCGCATCGATTGATTGCCAATTATACGATTGTTAGTGAGGAACAAGATAACAAAGCCTTAATGGTATTACACCCTTATCAAATTCATGCGATTGAAGCCTTGTTTACTTCTGCCATGAAACATGAATCCGGATATGTTTGGCATGCGACCGGTTCAGGAAAAACGTTGACATGTTTTGTTGCTACGAAATTATTAGCTCGTAAATCAGGTGTAGATCGTACAATTATGCTCATTGACCGAAAAGACTTGGACAATCAAACTACCACTGAATTCACCAAATTTGCTTCCGAGTTTAATACCGGTATATCTTCTGGGAATGCCAAGTCTAATAGCTTGATTATCGGTACTGGAAGTGCGAAGGAGTTAAGTGAAAATCTTCTGTCTAATGCAAATTCTAATACAGTGATTATTACCACTCGTCAAAAATTAGAAAATGCCTTGCGCTATGCTCAAAGACAAGAGGAACAAAAAGGAACCCAACGCTTTAAGAAATTACTGGGACAACATATTGTCTTTATCGTGGATGAATGCCATCGAGCGTTAAGTGCAGAAGGAATGGAAGAGATTAAGGAATTCTTTCCAAACTCTACATGGTTTGGTTTTACTGGTACGCCTATATTTAATGAAAATAAAAAACAAGCTAAAGGCCAATTAGCTCGCACCACTCGGGATCAATATGGAGAAGAATTGCATACTTATACCATTAAGAATGCATTAGATGATGGGGCTGTTTTAGGATTCCAAGTAGAGCACGAGGATACGATTGAACCAACATCATTAAATAATTATATTTTTACTCAACTGCGTCAAAAAGAAAAATACGCTCATTGTACTGATGATGAAATTAACAACATTATCGATCAAATGGATGGAATTGAGAAGGAAGCATATCTTGAACCATCTACTTTCGAAAGTGATGAACATATTCAAAAGGTCATTTATAAGATTTTTCGACCGGATAATGCCTATACCAAATTTGATTTTCAAAATGGCCGCCCACAAAAATCTGCCATTTTAACAACAAGTTCCATTGATATGGCGAAACGCTACTATAAGGCAATCAAGAAAATGACCAAAGATCCAGAGTGGTTGACGAAAGAATTTGCTGACCATCCGATTCGAACGGGCCGTACGATTGAAGATCCGGACTTTCCTCGGATTGCTATCACCTATTCGATACAAGAAAACGAAGATAATTCCAAACAAAATGAAGATGAAATGAAAGAAATTATCAAGAACTATAACGATTATTATCATACAGCTTGGTCGATAGAAGATATTGAACGATATAATGGCGATATCAATAATCGTTTAGCTCGTAAGAAGGCAGAGTTCAAAGAATTAGGGAAACAAATTGATCTTGTCATTGTCGTAGATCGCTTATTAACTGGATTTGATGCACCAACGATACAAACGTTATTTGTGGATCGAAATTTAAGTTATGCCAATTTGATCCAAGCCTTTTCTCGAACCAACCGTACTTATCCAGGAAAGACAAAAGGACTGATTGTGACATTCCGAAAACCTTCGACAATGGAACAAAATGTAAAGGATGCGACAAAGTTATACTCGCACGCACAAGAGGAATCCAAACTTATTTATCCAACTTATGATGAATCGAAGAAACGCTTCAAAAAGGCTCACAAAACGTTGCAAACACTGGTGCCAAATCCAACCGATATTAACGAGCACTCTTCGCTTGAAATTCGGATTGAATTTGTGAAAGCTTTTCAAGAGCTAAATAATGCCTTCGAAGCTTTAATTACGTATGATGATTACAACGATGAGATGGAGAAATCAAAAGTACTTCAAGAACAGGTAAAGGCCTTAGAAGAATATATTGG
This is a stretch of genomic DNA from Brevibacillus choshinensis. It encodes these proteins:
- a CDS encoding restriction endonuclease subunit S, which encodes MKNNNTPEIRFPGFTGEWEERKLGEIYTERKERGYDSLQILSVSIHHGVSNEELDSNTLGKKVRRSEDKSLYKHVYFGDLVLNMMRAWQGAIGVVKSEGMVSPAYITAIPSAQLYPLFMDYCLRRDETINQMDNLSYGVTDFRKRLYWDSFINVMCRIPSVPEQERITAFFTHLDNLITLHQQELTTLKQTKQGFLQKMFPKEGESLPEVRFPGFTGDWEQIRLGDRATIKGRLGWKSLKQEEYISDGPSMIAGKHINNGVIDWSAVDHIPQWRYDESPEIMLKNGDVIFSKDGSLGNPALISGLNISATINSTMMLVRVDETIDPSFFYQVMKSEKFERLIYLKVSGSSIPHLFQADMNEFMFLAPVKEEQIKIGNFFKQLDDTIALHQRELDALKETKKAFLQKMFV
- a CDS encoding type I restriction endonuclease subunit R; its protein translation is MTKIPHNDEAEVERRLIEVLGEGYNQWNYRPDLKSEEDLWKNLREIITQNNLSEIGEHPITDKEFDTIKTELLSKTQTPFDAARWLKGENGIARITIEREDVSLGSMALVLYSNQDIGGGISTYEVVHQIAKQKANVDGRDRRFDVTLLINGLPIVQIELKQVTAKDGVFQAFNQIKKYAEEGMFRNNIFSTLQLFVISNEQTTRYFANAMPKDMHKKFVFSWRTKDNRKVENLYEFVKQVLNIPDAHRLIANYTIVSEEQDNKALMVLHPYQIHAIEALFTSAMKHESGYVWHATGSGKTLTCFVATKLLARKSGVDRTIMLIDRKDLDNQTTTEFTKFASEFNTGISSGNAKSNSLIIGTGSAKELSENLLSNANSNTVIITTRQKLENALRYAQRQEEQKGTQRFKKLLGQHIVFIVDECHRALSAEGMEEIKEFFPNSTWFGFTGTPIFNENKKQAKGQLARTTRDQYGEELHTYTIKNALDDGAVLGFQVEHEDTIEPTSLNNYIFTQLRQKEKYAHCTDDEINNIIDQMDGIEKEAYLEPSTFESDEHIQKVIYKIFRPDNAYTKFDFQNGRPQKSAILTTSSIDMAKRYYKAIKKMTKDPEWLTKEFADHPIRTGRTIEDPDFPRIAITYSIQENEDNSKQNEDEMKEIIKNYNDYYHTAWSIEDIERYNGDINNRLARKKAEFKELGKQIDLVIVVDRLLTGFDAPTIQTLFVDRNLSYANLIQAFSRTNRTYPGKTKGLIVTFRKPSTMEQNVKDATKLYSHAQEESKLIYPTYDESKKRFKKAHKTLQTLVPNPTDINEHSSLEIRIEFVKAFQELNNAFEALITYDDYNDEMEKSKVLQEQVKALEEYIGVYNTVKGSLVDEGRSGGPEPGPRPDFSDIEFYGENAIKIYDIDSTYIDRLLETYSANNQNIREEIEKVLQKLKKSEIVKDVYRAILNAIDTKEIDSDEDILVVKRRFFTESYNKAIEQFAKTWFVDEGELHSSAIQYLIGTEPIPNIGGIINSKQFDKYKAVHPDAKPLKYGPELKRQWRETLDGIIVPLNDELR
- a CDS encoding type I restriction-modification system subunit M, with product MADLNSKLFSAADNLRSKMDASEYKNYLLGLIFYKYLSDKLLEKVVELAGESIEEYNTQEKQTQLYRELLAEEDTKNDLIETLVDTLAYDIEPDYLFNVLTNQAKQNTFQLNDLNKAFIDLSTKYDQFNGLFDDVDLKSKKLGSDDQQRNITITEVLKKLNDIDVMGHNGDVIGDAYEFLIGQFASEAGKKAGEFYTPHEVSDMMARIAAIGQEDKKLFSVYDPTMGSGSLMLNIRNYINHPDSVKYHGQELNTTTFNLAKMNLILHGVDKEDMRLRNGDTLNKDWPTDEPYTFDAVLMNPPYSANWSSDDTFLDDSRFNRYGKLAPKSKADFAFVLHGFYHLKDTGTMAIVLPHGVLFRGAAEGVIRKKLLEDGSIYAIIGMPANLFFGTSIPTTVIILKKNRTTRDVLFIDASNEFRKGKNQNKLSNENIDKIVETYKKREYVEKYAYLASFDEIKKNDFNLNISQYVDSFEEEAPVDMARIGSTIQDIRKEKAELESSIYDMISSLQFDEENAEWIKGALEVFNREK